Proteins from a single region of Corynebacterium pseudogenitalium:
- a CDS encoding carbohydrate ABC transporter permease, protein MATKTKAPVTASEASVSGPAKILIYAVLVFLTVVFLGPIAFIFLNSFKQKFAISNNPFAIPLGDMWAGFENYITGIQGEGFAWAIVWSFTITILSVASIVFFSSMTAYYITRVKTWWTSTLYYLFVFSMVIPFQMVMFPTVTIADRLGLANPLGMVVLYTGFGAGLSVFMFAGFVKSIPLEIEEAATIDGCSPLQTFFRVVLPMLKPTAVTVAILNAMWVWNDYLLPYLVIGLSTPYRTIPVVIQQFVGSQGNRDMGAMMAMLVLAIVPIIIFYMSSQKHIVEGVAAGAVKG, encoded by the coding sequence ATGGCAACCAAAACAAAGGCACCCGTCACCGCCTCCGAGGCGAGCGTCAGCGGCCCAGCCAAAATACTCATCTACGCGGTGCTGGTATTCCTCACCGTGGTCTTCCTCGGCCCCATCGCGTTCATCTTCCTGAACTCCTTCAAGCAGAAGTTCGCAATCTCCAACAACCCATTCGCCATCCCACTCGGCGACATGTGGGCCGGATTCGAAAACTACATCACCGGCATCCAAGGCGAAGGCTTCGCATGGGCCATCGTGTGGTCCTTCACCATCACGATCCTCTCCGTCGCCTCCATCGTCTTCTTCTCCTCGATGACCGCCTACTACATCACCCGCGTGAAAACGTGGTGGACGTCCACGCTGTACTACCTGTTCGTGTTCTCCATGGTCATCCCGTTCCAGATGGTGATGTTCCCAACCGTCACCATCGCCGACCGCCTCGGCCTGGCCAACCCGCTCGGCATGGTGGTGCTCTACACCGGCTTCGGTGCAGGCCTATCCGTCTTCATGTTCGCCGGCTTCGTCAAGTCGATCCCGCTCGAAATTGAAGAAGCAGCAACCATCGACGGCTGCAGCCCACTGCAAACGTTCTTCCGCGTCGTCCTCCCGATGCTCAAGCCAACCGCAGTGACCGTCGCCATCCTCAACGCAATGTGGGTCTGGAACGACTACCTGCTGCCATACCTCGTCATCGGCCTGTCCACCCCATACCGCACCATCCCAGTGGTCATCCAGCAGTTCGTTGGATCCCAGGGCAACCGCGACATGGGCGCGATGATGGCAATGCTCGTGCTCGCCATCGTCCCGATCATCATCTTCTACATGTCTTCCCAGAAGCACATCGTAGAAGGTGTCGCAGCTGGCGCCGTGAAGGGATAA
- the trpCF gene encoding bifunctional indole-3-glycerol-phosphate synthase TrpC/phosphoribosylanthranilate isomerase TrpF: MPKQLPTVLEEIVASRRGDLAAIRERLAHVDVAALPRSERSLYDNLKREGTSFIMECKSSSPSLGLIRADYKPGQIASVYSRYAAGISVLCEPSRFGGDYDHLATVASSTHLPVLCKDFIIDEVQVYAARYFGADAILLMLSILDDASYAHLSGLAESLGMDVLTEVISEEEAVRARRLGARIFGVNHRNLHDLSIDLTRSARLARLAPAEAAVVSESGIRSVETVRQLGGHSDGFLVGSQLTGQPDIDLAARKLVYGPNKVCGLTSWSAAQAAKAAGAVYGGLIFEETSPRNVSRETSADIITHEPGLRYVAVSRRTSGYGELIQPGIHAVQVHAPYQGSLEAERSLVDRVRAEIGEGVELWRAVSMSESSGVEVALGIRGGVDKLVLDARDGGSGETFRWADIPDEVRGDSLLAGGLHPDNLADALAVGCSGVDLNSGVEYPAQAGRKDAGALRRAFEIIGNYHYPRTEND, translated from the coding sequence GTGCCTAAGCAATTACCCACCGTGCTCGAGGAGATCGTGGCAAGCCGACGCGGCGATTTGGCAGCGATCCGCGAGCGTCTTGCCCACGTGGATGTCGCTGCGCTGCCGCGCTCGGAGCGCTCGCTCTACGACAACTTGAAGCGCGAGGGCACCAGCTTCATCATGGAGTGCAAGTCCTCCTCGCCGTCCCTCGGCCTGATCCGCGCCGACTACAAGCCCGGCCAAATCGCCTCGGTGTACTCGCGCTACGCCGCCGGCATCTCCGTGCTGTGCGAGCCCTCCCGCTTCGGCGGCGACTACGACCACCTGGCCACGGTCGCCTCAAGCACGCACCTGCCCGTACTCTGCAAGGACTTCATCATCGACGAGGTCCAAGTCTACGCCGCGCGCTACTTCGGCGCCGACGCTATCCTGCTCATGCTCTCGATTCTTGACGACGCCAGCTACGCCCACCTCTCCGGCCTCGCCGAGTCGCTGGGGATGGATGTGCTCACCGAAGTGATTAGCGAGGAGGAGGCCGTGCGGGCTCGCCGGCTCGGCGCGCGGATCTTCGGCGTGAACCACCGGAACCTCCACGACCTGTCGATTGACCTAACGCGCTCCGCCCGGTTGGCGCGACTCGCTCCTGCCGAAGCGGCGGTGGTGTCGGAGTCCGGCATCCGGTCCGTGGAGACTGTGCGTCAGCTCGGCGGGCACTCGGACGGGTTCCTGGTCGGGTCGCAGCTGACCGGCCAGCCGGACATCGACCTGGCCGCCCGGAAACTGGTGTACGGGCCAAACAAGGTGTGCGGGCTGACGTCGTGGAGCGCCGCCCAGGCCGCCAAGGCGGCGGGCGCGGTCTACGGCGGGCTCATCTTCGAGGAGACGAGTCCACGCAATGTTTCACGTGAAACATCGGCGGACATCATCACGCATGAGCCGGGCCTGCGGTACGTTGCGGTCTCGCGCCGGACGTCCGGGTACGGCGAACTGATCCAGCCGGGCATTCACGCGGTGCAGGTGCACGCTCCGTACCAGGGATCGCTCGAGGCCGAGCGCTCGCTGGTGGACCGGGTGCGCGCGGAGATAGGGGAGGGCGTCGAGCTCTGGAGGGCGGTCTCCATGAGTGAGTCATCCGGCGTGGAGGTTGCGCTGGGGATCAGAGGGGGCGTCGACAAGCTGGTGCTCGACGCGCGCGACGGCGGCTCCGGCGAGACCTTCCGCTGGGCCGACATCCCGGACGAGGTGCGCGGCGACTCGCTCCTCGCCGGCGGGCTGCACCCCGACAACCTTGCGGACGCGCTCGCCGTCGGCTGCTCCGGCGTAGACCTCAACTCGGGCGTCGAATACCCTGCTCAGGCCGGGCGTAAGGACGCGGGCGCGCTGCGGCGGGCCTTCGAGATCATCGGCAACTACCACTACCCAAGGACAGAAAATGACTGA
- a CDS encoding ABC transporter substrate-binding protein: MKKFTRAFASTAVAALAASALVACGGGGDTEGPNVYFLNFKPEQDATYQAIAEEYTAETGVPVKVVTAASGNYEQTLRTEVGKSDAPTLFQMNGPTGFKTWKDYTADLSDFSLAQDLNEDVTPLTAEDGTVRGIPFAVEGFGIIYNEEITDKYFALPNPAVASMDEVKNFESLKKLAEDMQAKKDELGIDGTFASTSLTSGEDWRWQTHLANGPMHFEFEDLGTTDAEDVTFKYNKEFKNLFDLYLNNSTVAPTLAPSKAVSDSMAEFALGQAAFVQNGNWAWSQIADVNGNVVKEDKIKFLPMYMGLPDEEKTGINVGTENYLAINAKAPEEDQQATKDFLNWLFTSEAGKKHVIEDLGFIAPFKNYTETDVPADPLARQVQEAISNTELTTLPWDFQFFPSQQFKDDFGGNLAQYASGNMEWADVVAKFSEDWKAEKGSN, from the coding sequence ATGAAGAAATTCACGCGAGCTTTTGCCTCAACCGCTGTCGCAGCACTGGCAGCATCCGCCCTCGTCGCCTGTGGCGGCGGTGGCGACACCGAAGGTCCGAACGTCTACTTCCTCAACTTCAAGCCTGAGCAGGACGCGACCTACCAAGCAATCGCCGAAGAGTACACCGCAGAAACTGGCGTCCCAGTCAAGGTCGTCACCGCGGCATCCGGCAACTACGAGCAGACCCTGCGCACCGAGGTCGGCAAGTCCGACGCTCCGACGCTCTTCCAGATGAACGGCCCAACCGGCTTCAAGACCTGGAAGGACTACACCGCAGACCTGTCCGACTTCTCCCTCGCGCAGGACCTCAACGAGGACGTCACCCCGCTCACCGCGGAAGACGGCACCGTCCGAGGCATCCCGTTCGCGGTTGAAGGCTTCGGCATCATCTACAACGAGGAAATCACTGACAAGTACTTCGCACTGCCAAACCCGGCAGTCGCCTCCATGGACGAAGTCAAGAACTTCGAATCCCTGAAGAAGCTCGCCGAAGACATGCAGGCAAAGAAGGACGAGCTCGGCATCGACGGCACCTTCGCCTCCACCTCCCTCACCAGCGGTGAGGACTGGCGCTGGCAGACCCACCTGGCCAACGGCCCAATGCACTTCGAGTTCGAGGACCTCGGCACCACCGACGCAGAGGACGTCACCTTCAAGTACAACAAGGAGTTCAAGAACCTCTTTGACCTGTACCTGAACAACTCCACCGTCGCGCCGACCCTGGCACCGTCCAAGGCAGTGTCCGACTCCATGGCAGAGTTCGCACTCGGCCAGGCAGCCTTCGTCCAGAACGGTAACTGGGCATGGTCGCAGATCGCCGACGTGAACGGCAACGTCGTGAAGGAAGACAAGATCAAGTTCCTCCCGATGTACATGGGCCTCCCAGATGAGGAGAAGACCGGCATCAACGTCGGCACCGAGAACTACCTCGCCATCAACGCCAAGGCTCCAGAAGAGGACCAGCAGGCCACCAAGGACTTCCTGAACTGGCTGTTCACCTCCGAGGCAGGCAAGAAGCACGTCATCGAGGACCTCGGCTTCATCGCGCCGTTCAAGAACTACACGGAGACCGACGTCCCGGCAGACCCACTGGCACGCCAGGTGCAGGAGGCAATCTCCAACACCGAGCTGACCACCCTGCCATGGGACTTCCAGTTCTTCCCATCCCAGCAGTTCAAGGATGACTTCGGCGGCAACCTCGCCCAGTACGCATCCGGCAACATGGAATGGGCAGACGTCGTCGCTAAGTTCAGCGAGGACTGGAAGGCCGAAAAGGGCTCCAACTAA
- the trpD gene encoding anthranilate phosphoribosyltransferase yields the protein MATERSLTILKRFLDNREPTLEEAIEAFTPLTVGDYDDVHIAALLATIRTRGETFADIAGAARAFLAAGRPFPVTGEGLMDTAGTGGDGANTINITTAASLVAAAGGVPMIKCGNRSVSSKSGSADVLEALNIPLDLDPSRAVRQFESSNFTFLFAPAYNPTIAHVQPVRKALGVSTLFNTIGPLLSPARPEYQIMGIANPAQGRVIAETMRELGRGRALVVHGAGTDELAVHGESQVWELGRDGSITEYVLTPEELGLKRCSLEDLRGGDGVENAAAIRATFAGEGPEAHRSAVAAGAGAMFYLNGTAPTIANGVTHALNLLADGTVQAWLQRHEEADYSA from the coding sequence ATGGCAACCGAACGATCCCTCACCATCCTCAAGCGATTCCTGGACAACCGGGAGCCGACCCTCGAGGAAGCGATCGAGGCATTCACCCCGCTCACCGTCGGCGACTACGACGACGTCCACATCGCAGCACTCCTGGCCACGATCCGCACCCGCGGCGAAACCTTCGCCGACATCGCCGGCGCGGCACGCGCGTTCCTCGCCGCGGGCCGACCGTTCCCGGTGACGGGGGAGGGGCTGATGGACACCGCCGGCACCGGCGGCGACGGCGCGAACACCATCAACATCACCACCGCGGCGTCGCTGGTCGCCGCCGCTGGCGGAGTGCCCATGATCAAGTGCGGCAACCGGTCCGTGTCCTCCAAGTCCGGCTCCGCTGACGTCCTCGAGGCCCTGAACATCCCACTCGACCTCGACCCCTCGCGTGCGGTGCGACAGTTCGAGTCCTCCAACTTCACCTTCCTCTTCGCACCGGCGTACAACCCGACCATCGCGCACGTGCAGCCGGTGCGCAAGGCGCTGGGCGTGTCCACGCTGTTTAACACGATAGGGCCGCTGCTCTCACCGGCGCGGCCGGAGTACCAGATCATGGGCATCGCCAACCCGGCGCAGGGACGCGTCATCGCTGAGACGATGCGCGAGCTGGGGCGGGGGCGCGCGCTCGTCGTCCACGGCGCAGGAACCGATGAGCTGGCGGTCCACGGCGAGTCGCAGGTCTGGGAACTGGGCCGGGACGGTTCCATCACCGAGTACGTGCTTACGCCGGAGGAGCTCGGCCTCAAGCGCTGCTCGCTCGAGGACCTGCGCGGCGGCGACGGCGTGGAGAATGCCGCCGCCATCCGCGCAACCTTCGCAGGGGAGGGCCCGGAGGCGCACCGCTCGGCCGTCGCCGCCGGTGCGGGTGCCATGTTCTACCTCAACGGCACAGCGCCAACCATCGCCAACGGCGTCACCCACGCCCTCAACCTGCTTGCCGACGGCACCGTGCAAGCATGGTTGCAACGACACGAGGAGGCTGATTACAGTGCCTAA
- a CDS encoding glutamine amidotransferase-related protein: MIVLLDNQDSFVYNLVDALAEYESVVFRNTVDEDSILALDPSLIVLSPGPGYPADAGCMPELIRRAQGSVPMLGICLGYQALVEHFGGTVQPCGPVHGVSDTMTLTSAGLASGLFDGMTSQLGHPGRDVPVARYHSLGAVSLPAEMHALARTGDIVMAAATDDGMSIGLQFHPESILTPAGPTMLRRCVNRLKKGN, from the coding sequence ATGATTGTGCTGCTGGATAACCAGGACTCGTTCGTTTACAACTTGGTGGACGCGCTTGCTGAGTATGAGTCAGTAGTGTTCCGTAACACCGTTGATGAGGACTCAATACTGGCGCTGGATCCTTCACTGATCGTGCTTTCACCAGGCCCTGGGTACCCGGCCGATGCCGGCTGCATGCCCGAGCTGATCCGCCGAGCGCAGGGCAGCGTGCCGATGCTCGGCATCTGCCTCGGCTACCAGGCCCTCGTGGAACACTTCGGCGGCACCGTCCAGCCCTGTGGGCCCGTCCACGGCGTCTCGGACACCATGACGCTGACGTCAGCTGGACTCGCGTCCGGACTATTCGACGGCATGACCAGCCAGCTCGGACACCCCGGGCGCGACGTGCCGGTCGCGCGCTACCACTCGCTCGGGGCAGTGTCGCTGCCTGCAGAGATGCACGCGCTGGCCCGCACCGGGGACATCGTCATGGCCGCCGCAACCGACGACGGCATGTCCATCGGGCTGCAGTTCCACCCCGAATCGATCCTCACACCCGCAGGCCCAACGATGCTGCGCCGGTGCGTCAATAGGCTGAAGAAAGGAAACTAA
- a CDS encoding SdpI family protein, with amino-acid sequence MALLIPGVLATAGKLPGNGVIGLRVPEVRKHESTWRQAHRVTGPFWVLAAVAFAIGAAFAFIAYGWMWILVAVAVIAALVSISVGGNFGARAAALVDAALDASDSDSSDEPAVDLGALRKAAGKADEQQ; translated from the coding sequence GTGGCACTTCTCATACCCGGCGTCCTCGCGACCGCCGGGAAGCTGCCCGGCAACGGTGTGATCGGGCTGCGTGTCCCGGAAGTTCGCAAGCACGAGTCCACTTGGCGCCAAGCACACCGCGTCACCGGCCCCTTCTGGGTGCTCGCCGCAGTCGCCTTCGCCATCGGCGCCGCCTTTGCATTTATTGCATACGGCTGGATGTGGATTCTCGTCGCCGTGGCGGTCATCGCCGCACTCGTGAGCATCTCCGTCGGCGGCAACTTCGGAGCCCGCGCCGCCGCGCTTGTCGACGCCGCCCTGGACGCCTCAGACTCAGACTCCTCAGACGAGCCCGCCGTGGACCTCGGCGCGCTACGCAAGGCCGCCGGGAAGGCGGACGAACAGCAGTAG
- the trpB gene encoding tryptophan synthase subunit beta, whose translation MTDYTHGGSTILPAYYGEFGGQFVPESLLPALDQLERAFVDALADETFMAEYRAMLRDYLGRPTPLTECRNLPLNGANARIFLKREDLVHGGAHKTNQVIGQALLAKKMGKTRIIAETGAGQHGTATALACALLGLDCVIYMGKTDMARQEPNVYRMRLMGAEVVGVDSGAGTLKDAVNEALRDWTATFHESHYLLGTAAGPHPFPKIVKEFHRVISAEAKAQMLERTGGLPDVVCACVGGGSNAIGMFAEFIDEEGVELVGVEPGGEGVGVGKHGAAIAAGTVGILHGTRSYLMRDSDGQVAESYSISAGLDYPAVGPEHAHLAKTGRAKYVPVTDESALRAFQLLSRHEGIIPALESSHALAYALQRAASHPADAEPLTILVSLSGRGDKDVAHVRRTLAEHPEWVENVRKETN comes from the coding sequence ATGACTGATTACACCCACGGCGGCAGCACCATCCTGCCCGCATACTACGGCGAATTCGGCGGGCAATTCGTCCCCGAATCGCTCCTGCCGGCGCTTGACCAGCTCGAGCGAGCGTTTGTCGACGCCCTCGCCGACGAAACCTTCATGGCCGAATACCGCGCGATGCTTCGCGACTACCTCGGCCGACCGACCCCGCTTACCGAATGTCGCAATCTGCCCCTCAACGGCGCGAACGCGCGCATCTTCCTCAAGCGCGAGGACCTCGTGCACGGCGGCGCACACAAGACGAACCAGGTCATCGGCCAAGCACTACTGGCGAAGAAGATGGGCAAAACCCGCATCATTGCCGAGACCGGCGCCGGCCAACACGGCACCGCCACCGCGCTCGCCTGCGCTTTACTGGGTTTGGATTGCGTCATCTACATGGGTAAGACCGACATGGCGCGGCAGGAGCCAAACGTCTACCGCATGCGGCTGATGGGTGCTGAGGTAGTGGGCGTCGACTCCGGCGCCGGCACCCTGAAAGACGCCGTCAACGAAGCACTACGCGACTGGACCGCCACCTTCCACGAGTCCCACTACCTGCTCGGCACCGCGGCCGGGCCGCACCCGTTCCCCAAGATCGTCAAGGAGTTCCACCGCGTGATCTCCGCCGAGGCGAAAGCCCAGATGCTTGAGCGTACCGGTGGGCTGCCGGACGTCGTCTGCGCCTGCGTCGGTGGCGGCTCCAACGCCATCGGGATGTTCGCCGAGTTTATCGACGAGGAGGGCGTCGAACTCGTCGGCGTCGAACCCGGAGGAGAGGGCGTGGGCGTCGGCAAGCATGGCGCCGCGATTGCCGCCGGAACCGTCGGCATCCTGCACGGGACGCGCTCCTACCTGATGCGCGACAGCGACGGCCAGGTCGCTGAGTCTTACTCAATATCCGCCGGCCTGGACTACCCCGCGGTTGGACCCGAGCACGCACACCTTGCCAAGACGGGCCGAGCGAAGTACGTTCCCGTCACCGACGAATCCGCCCTGCGTGCGTTCCAGTTGCTGTCACGGCACGAGGGCATCATCCCGGCGCTCGAGTCCTCGCATGCGTTGGCGTACGCGCTGCAACGCGCGGCGTCCCACCCGGCTGACGCGGAGCCCCTCACAATCCTCGTTTCCCTTTCGGGCCGCGGCGACAAGGACGTCGCTCACGTCCGTAGAACACTCGCCGAACACCCGGAATGGGTTGAAAATGTGCGAAAGGAGACCAACTAA
- a CDS encoding dicarboxylate/amino acid:cation symporter, translated as MKSKVLSSLLFWIVVAIVAGFLCSFFFPDWLARVFVTFNGLFSNFLGFFVPILIFSLIAPAIAGLGKGAGKWLGITAGVAYGSTIISGLIAWGVASALYPTLLAGTQLRTDIDDPSEGGLSPFFEVEMPAPFEVMSALLLAFVIGIAMTTVKSRTMHEVLNELRDVIMKVVQSFVIPLLPLFIFGTFLNLAMNENFGSTMAAFGVVLLLSVGMTIVIVLGQYLIAGAVAGQNPFTALKNMLPAYFTALGTSSSAATIPVTYQSTLKNKVDENVAGFIVPLCATIHLSGSMMKITLYALAIVFMAQLPITGGAVVGFVLLLGIMMIAAPGVPGGAIMAAVGLLQANLGFDESMISLMIAAYIVVDSFGTAANVTGDGAIAMIVNRFAKGKIVTQDMERAKEIQAQDA; from the coding sequence ATGAAATCGAAAGTGTTGAGCTCGCTGCTCTTCTGGATTGTCGTGGCGATCGTCGCCGGCTTTCTGTGCAGTTTTTTCTTTCCTGACTGGCTCGCGCGCGTCTTCGTGACGTTCAATGGCCTGTTCTCGAACTTCCTGGGATTCTTCGTCCCAATCCTGATCTTCTCCCTGATCGCCCCCGCAATTGCGGGCCTGGGCAAGGGCGCGGGTAAGTGGTTGGGTATCACGGCCGGGGTCGCCTACGGATCCACGATCATTTCCGGCCTGATCGCCTGGGGTGTGGCTTCAGCACTCTACCCAACCTTGCTGGCTGGTACGCAGCTGCGTACAGATATCGACGACCCCTCCGAGGGCGGTCTGTCGCCGTTCTTCGAGGTGGAAATGCCCGCACCGTTTGAGGTGATGTCGGCGCTGCTGCTCGCGTTCGTGATTGGTATCGCGATGACCACGGTGAAGTCCCGCACGATGCACGAGGTGCTCAACGAGCTGCGTGACGTGATCATGAAGGTGGTCCAGAGCTTCGTTATTCCGCTGCTGCCGCTGTTCATTTTCGGTACGTTCCTGAACCTGGCTATGAACGAGAACTTCGGTTCGACGATGGCCGCGTTCGGCGTGGTGTTGCTGCTCTCGGTCGGCATGACGATCGTGATTGTGCTGGGCCAGTACTTGATCGCTGGTGCTGTGGCGGGCCAGAACCCGTTCACGGCGCTGAAGAACATGTTGCCGGCGTACTTCACGGCGTTGGGTACGTCGTCCTCCGCGGCGACGATTCCGGTCACCTACCAGTCCACCCTGAAGAACAAGGTGGACGAGAACGTGGCGGGCTTCATCGTGCCATTGTGTGCGACGATTCACCTGTCCGGTTCGATGATGAAGATTACGCTCTACGCCCTGGCGATTGTGTTCATGGCGCAGCTGCCGATCACCGGTGGCGCCGTCGTTGGTTTCGTGCTGCTGCTCGGCATCATGATGATTGCTGCGCCGGGCGTGCCTGGTGGCGCGATCATGGCCGCGGTTGGCCTGCTGCAGGCGAACCTGGGCTTCGACGAGTCGATGATCTCCCTGATGATCGCCGCTTACATTGTGGTTGACTCCTTCGGTACCGCGGCGAACGTGACCGGTGACGGCGCGATCGCGATGATTGTGAACCGTTTCGCGAAGGGCAAGATCGTCACGCAGGATATGGAACGCGCCAAGGAGATCCAGGCGCAGGACGCTTAG
- a CDS encoding anthranilate synthase component 1: MSTHTTRRVKYHADAASLFAHLGGTTTRDTVLLESADITTRSGIQSVAVLRAAVRVTCSGSHVHVEPLTPFGRTVAAQLREQLGEYHVGENVYAFPPVAAAVVADERERLTATSTVEVLRALRRFGFLAGGFAYDYLETFEELPAVADGSNTYPDYQFVLAEVLLRIDHQAQTATLSGVGIDAFAERIDAASPTPLRSSEGPGGTLVARADIPDAQFCADVERLKEHIYNGDIYQVVPARSFIADCPDAFAAYLQLRATNPSPYMFYQRGVDKHGDSFELFGASPESNLKYTNADREVQLYPIAGTRPRGLAEDGTVDHELDTRMELQLRTDAKEVAEHTMLVDLARNDVARVAEPGTRRVAELLQVDRYSRVMHLVSRVTARLAGDLDALDAYRACMNMGTLTGAPKLRATSLIRSLEGARRGSYGGAVGYLDSNGDFDTCIVIRSAYVTGGKAIVQAGAGVVRDSNPQSEAEETLHKAYAVLNAIALAAGAELEVIK; this comes from the coding sequence ATGAGCACACACACCACCCGCCGCGTGAAGTACCACGCGGACGCCGCCAGCCTCTTCGCGCATCTCGGCGGCACCACGACCCGGGACACCGTCCTGCTGGAATCCGCCGACATCACCACCCGCTCCGGTATCCAATCAGTCGCGGTGCTGCGGGCCGCGGTGCGCGTCACCTGCTCGGGCAGCCACGTACACGTCGAGCCATTGACCCCCTTCGGGCGCACGGTGGCTGCTCAACTGCGGGAGCAGCTGGGGGAGTACCACGTCGGCGAGAACGTCTACGCGTTTCCGCCTGTTGCCGCTGCTGTTGTTGCGGACGAGCGCGAGCGCCTCACCGCCACCTCTACCGTCGAAGTGTTGCGTGCGCTCCGCCGCTTCGGGTTCCTCGCCGGTGGCTTCGCCTACGACTACCTCGAAACCTTCGAGGAGCTCCCGGCCGTCGCCGACGGCTCCAACACCTACCCCGACTACCAGTTCGTCCTCGCCGAAGTGCTCCTGCGCATCGACCACCAGGCACAGACCGCGACGCTCAGCGGAGTTGGGATTGACGCGTTCGCCGAGCGTATCGACGCCGCTTCGCCCACACCCTTACGTTCTTCGGAGGGGCCCGGCGGCACCCTGGTTGCTCGCGCCGACATCCCCGACGCGCAGTTCTGCGCCGACGTGGAGCGACTCAAGGAGCACATCTACAACGGGGACATCTACCAAGTCGTGCCCGCCCGCAGCTTCATCGCCGACTGCCCGGACGCGTTCGCCGCGTACCTCCAACTGCGCGCGACTAATCCTTCGCCGTACATGTTTTACCAAAGGGGCGTCGATAAGCATGGTGACTCTTTCGAGCTGTTCGGCGCCTCGCCCGAGTCCAACCTGAAGTACACCAACGCCGACCGCGAGGTGCAGCTGTACCCGATCGCGGGGACGCGGCCGCGCGGGCTCGCCGAGGACGGGACGGTCGACCACGAGCTGGACACGCGGATGGAGCTGCAGCTGCGCACCGACGCCAAAGAAGTCGCCGAGCACACCATGCTCGTGGACCTCGCGCGCAACGACGTCGCCCGCGTTGCGGAGCCCGGCACGCGGCGAGTTGCCGAGTTGCTGCAGGTAGACCGGTATTCGCGCGTCATGCACCTCGTGTCCCGGGTCACCGCGCGGCTGGCTGGGGACCTCGACGCACTCGACGCGTACCGGGCGTGCATGAACATGGGCACGCTCACCGGGGCGCCGAAGCTGCGCGCCACTTCGCTGATCCGCTCGCTCGAGGGCGCGCGGCGCGGGTCTTACGGCGGAGCAGTCGGCTACCTGGACAGCAACGGCGACTTTGACACCTGCATCGTGATCCGTTCTGCGTACGTCACCGGCGGGAAGGCGATCGTGCAGGCGGGCGCCGGAGTCGTGCGCGACTCCAACCCGCAGTCCGAAGCCGAGGAGACGCTGCACAAGGCGTACGCGGTACTCAACGCGATCGCGCTGGCCGCCGGCGCAGAACTGGAGGTAATCAAATGA
- a CDS encoding carbohydrate ABC transporter permease — translation MQQSLKKYFPIFVLPTLLAFLIAFLAPFVIGFLLSFTSFHTITDATWVGVDNYVQAFQAREGFVRAFGFTALVSIVSIITVNVFAFAIAWTLTRKLKGTNFFRTVFFMPNLIGGIVLGYTWQSMINAVLAQYGTTIVSDWKYGYLGLVILINWQLVGYMMIIYIAGLQNVPPELIEAAELDGVSKWEMLRHVTIPMIMPSITICLFLTLSNTFKLFDQNLALTNGAPGGATEMVALNIVNTMFLRNNVEGVGQAKAVIFVVVVVVIAMFQLRATRSKEVEA, via the coding sequence ATGCAGCAATCACTGAAGAAATATTTCCCAATCTTCGTACTGCCGACGCTGCTTGCGTTCTTGATCGCCTTCCTTGCCCCATTCGTCATTGGTTTCCTGCTGTCATTCACCAGCTTCCACACCATCACCGACGCAACCTGGGTAGGAGTCGACAACTACGTCCAAGCGTTCCAAGCACGAGAAGGCTTCGTCCGAGCGTTCGGATTCACCGCCCTCGTTTCCATCGTTTCCATCATCACCGTCAACGTCTTCGCGTTTGCAATCGCTTGGACACTGACACGGAAACTCAAAGGCACCAACTTCTTCCGTACCGTATTCTTCATGCCGAACCTCATCGGCGGCATCGTCCTCGGCTACACATGGCAGTCCATGATCAACGCCGTGCTCGCCCAATACGGCACCACGATCGTCTCCGACTGGAAGTACGGCTACCTAGGCCTGGTCATCCTCATTAACTGGCAGCTCGTCGGCTACATGATGATCATCTACATCGCCGGCCTGCAGAACGTGCCACCAGAGCTCATCGAAGCAGCAGAACTCGACGGCGTCTCCAAGTGGGAAATGCTCCGCCACGTGACCATCCCAATGATCATGCCGTCCATCACCATCTGCCTCTTCCTGACCCTGTCCAATACCTTCAAACTCTTCGACCAGAACCTCGCGCTCACCAACGGTGCCCCAGGCGGCGCAACCGAAATGGTCGCCCTGAACATCGTCAACACGATGTTCCTGCGCAACAACGTCGAGGGCGTCGGCCAAGCAAAGGCCGTCATCTTCGTCGTAGTGGTCGTCGTCATCGCAATGTTCCAGCTGCGCGCAACACGCAGCAAGGAAGTGGAGGCATAA